One region of Demequina sp. TMPB413 genomic DNA includes:
- a CDS encoding helix-turn-helix domain-containing protein: MATRPSRPSGAAPLPVRRGLTRIGEDLATWRRLRRLTVAEVADRAGVGVSTVGRLEKGEGASLSHTLAVARALGALDLLTSALDPYDTDLGRARADESLPQRVRRKATP, from the coding sequence GTGGCCACCCGTCCCTCTCGTCCCTCCGGCGCGGCGCCGCTGCCGGTGAGGCGTGGGCTCACGCGCATCGGCGAGGACCTCGCGACGTGGCGGCGGCTTCGGCGCCTGACCGTTGCCGAGGTCGCCGACCGCGCTGGCGTGGGCGTCTCGACCGTCGGCAGACTTGAGAAGGGCGAAGGTGCCTCGCTTTCCCACACACTCGCGGTCGCGCGCGCTCTCGGAGCGCTAGACCTGCTCACGAGCGCGCTGGATCCGTACGACACGGACCTGGGACGAGCGCGCGCCGATGAGTCGCTTCCGCAGCGTGTGCGGCGCAAGGCGACCCCATGA
- a CDS encoding BRCT domain-containing protein yields the protein MELKPGDLVVFTGFPEARKGELREVAEARGLVVWPAVKRGVAAVIAQDPGSGSGKARKAREYGIPVVGEGVLP from the coding sequence GTGGAGCTGAAGCCGGGGGACCTGGTGGTGTTCACGGGGTTCCCGGAGGCGCGCAAGGGGGAGCTGCGTGAGGTGGCGGAGGCTCGGGGGCTGGTGGTGTGGCCTGCTGTGAAGCGGGGTGTGGCGGCGGTGATTGCTCAGGACCCTGGGAGCGGATCGGGCAAAGCGCGCAAGGCTCGGGAGTACGGGATCCCGGTGGTGGGGGAAGGGGTGCTGCCGTGA
- a CDS encoding DUF4011 domain-containing protein: protein MITGRAAVKLSLECVVEGARTSIDRALGAQTKHGDWVAMLEMRDEVRTRRPQRHDASDPALILRVLTEEWRSFTPELSFEQRALATELRSAATRWSHGEAFGRADTHRIIDTAARLLDSLGTEAAVLAAAAARSLAPQVEGDPVDADAVDVALMTDESGAIEAVLTDAELERVLDDWRERTALGEMRVALPNLEVHLTFQTAVNFALSHNGVSPLVDVTVTNASGADVEVSTLEFVLAAGEGIDLGAPLVLGPLSVSAGSERHIPVPLLRWPFPSATLAAIDEALNATLRVTLTSADGRADAEGTIRLLAADEWWAGAIPESLAAFVMPRDPGVEGIVQAVSARLASTTRDGTLNGYEGGAERAIAITKGIWDELIALKLSRQRAAEGGSSVARRVRRPSVVLESGRATDLEAATIFASVAEACGLNPLIVSGRRRALAGVMITDSQLPLVAIEEGSTVQTFVDSTILWPVDTNEALAQSERSLDVAVKSARDWMRESSREIDFILDVRRAHRRVRPLPVIRRIDGEVVVEVERQAARAIEHHKNDASAYESRGVSYPPRVASWRNALLDLTFRNPLLNMRTHRAGLDLAIPPGYLGRFEDMLAKGASFTVGTADDVNALSRANGVESTQDLPADQLASIMEGEHLLYSQVTSSQYNGRVVGLARKAKTVLEETGANNLYIALGSLEWEDTGRKAKAPLFLIPATIKVRRGQLAKIQIEDGAVAVPNQCLLEKLRVSHQLVVPALASPLEDGHGIDVDDALAQLRYALLDAVLDFKVSETAHLAVFQFSTLQLWQDVSDNWQHFLGNPVVRHLVETPTDTFVDPVAEPTMDAQAEVTEALPVSADGSQIEAVRWAGVGRSFVLEGPPGTGKSQTITNIIANSLAKGRRVLFVAEKQAALDVVKRRLDAVGLGPYCLDLHGRNQSPTDVRAQLRAAMHAQVSGSASVAEALSAQQSSLVSTLDRYPKQLHEQGAAGLSAWEASQVALALEGLVRDAEVPDVSLAIARDGEAFAWTAEAARTLGEAVQDLGARVQRQAWNLAGTPLRDGADRVTLGATAEGVARAVAGLGDGPERRLVAQARSYDEFDVALAFAEHVAAGRGLDPDLAGPRVGAAWPQEAARLREQVEQVRTGASQLLSAARPELLHHPELEAWAVASHEADRKWLKGRRRKALIARMAGVLTEAGAASPASLTAVLDAAVTTRASAAKVRAEAQSQLGVELPPTWNILTPQGADEFWNHVEALYAAAGVSRMTDAARDAARDLLRGDALPLAQATTGDSFSFGGSLLGQVAGAGAGASAAEASGEVSPQASAGASAATALREAWKSLLEALGSRPSDVARWMGDDTVLGALERDLPEWRKDADGGALVRLSRWEAVQFEARRLEDVGAAEWVAEVRAGRIPGEDVESSFRLAAARAVLQERLEAAGMVGFDGRQRERQIERYVEGTAAVREALVTELPAGIVRARSFTSDRLMGRVGELDRELGRKRGGMSVRRMLTEYGSVIGEVTPCLLMSPHSVARFLPPGAIDIDVVLFDEASQIRVAEAVGAMGRGKSVVVVGDSRQMPPTEFGGSDMFGVEEDDEDDAFAPVDQESILTEAVESRLPRLWLSWHYRSRDESLIAFSNRYYYEGRLSTFPSPPGGRDDVGISWRHVNGQFERGKRRVNRAEADAVVAEVRAILAAKPAASIGVVTFNVEQRDLVLDLLEAARDERVDAALARPEDPLFVKNLENVQGDERDVVLFTLAFSPDPETGKLPLNFGPLNRAGGERRLNVAITRARERVVIFSSFTPEHIELDRTSSTGLEHLRDYLAVAAFGFDGALAMQTAERRDLHRARIVTRLEAEGLEVRAQVGLSDFSVDLAVRAPGRGWVAVLLDTPEWAGRKTVGDRESLPPAILCGSMGWDSVVRVWLPSWVYEPDAVVASVLAAARGERDEAGAREADEAPAEAEPVAADVAAHEEPANHGEAAQQDDAEDGAADAADFDAADPEHLATPELPADGRLEVWREVDMGGVNHITVHDLNRLRWPTCYGPVTAVADQIVAAEAPLSLDRLMKLIGLRAGLSRVVESRKAMIRPTIRSGLVHSTVLGEFAFPQGVQPHEYRSFRVAAPGERRELADIAPHEILNAMKDVAVTGHGAVAEEVLKETARLFGYTRLTAPVRELLAKVLDIAKTAGLVEEVDGRVFAVEGDG from the coding sequence ATGATTACGGGTCGCGCGGCGGTCAAACTGAGCCTTGAATGTGTAGTGGAAGGCGCTCGTACATCCATCGATAGGGCGCTCGGTGCTCAGACCAAACACGGCGACTGGGTCGCCATGTTGGAGATGCGCGACGAGGTCCGCACTCGCCGTCCCCAGCGCCACGACGCGAGCGACCCCGCATTGATCCTTCGGGTCCTCACCGAGGAGTGGCGTTCCTTCACACCCGAACTGAGCTTCGAGCAGCGTGCTCTCGCCACCGAACTGCGTTCGGCCGCGACTCGCTGGTCGCACGGCGAGGCGTTCGGCCGGGCCGACACGCATCGCATCATCGACACCGCCGCGCGATTGCTTGACTCGCTCGGCACGGAGGCGGCAGTACTCGCGGCTGCGGCTGCTCGGAGCCTCGCACCCCAGGTCGAAGGCGATCCCGTTGACGCCGACGCGGTGGACGTCGCCCTGATGACGGATGAGAGCGGCGCCATCGAGGCCGTGCTCACCGACGCGGAGCTCGAACGCGTGCTTGACGATTGGCGCGAACGCACCGCTTTGGGCGAGATGCGCGTGGCGCTCCCGAACCTTGAAGTACACCTCACGTTCCAGACGGCCGTGAACTTTGCCTTGTCCCACAATGGTGTCTCGCCCCTGGTAGATGTCACGGTGACGAATGCATCGGGCGCGGACGTCGAGGTCTCCACGCTGGAGTTCGTGCTCGCGGCGGGCGAGGGAATCGACCTTGGCGCCCCGCTGGTGCTCGGCCCGCTCAGCGTGAGCGCCGGTTCCGAGCGGCACATCCCAGTTCCGCTGCTGCGGTGGCCATTCCCTTCGGCCACGCTTGCCGCGATCGACGAGGCACTCAACGCCACGCTGCGGGTGACTCTCACGTCGGCCGATGGCAGGGCCGACGCGGAGGGCACCATTCGCCTTCTGGCGGCCGACGAGTGGTGGGCAGGTGCCATTCCGGAGAGCCTTGCGGCGTTCGTCATGCCGCGCGACCCCGGCGTCGAGGGGATCGTGCAGGCCGTGTCCGCGCGCCTGGCGAGCACCACGCGCGACGGCACACTGAACGGCTATGAAGGCGGCGCGGAGCGCGCGATCGCCATCACGAAGGGCATCTGGGACGAACTCATCGCGCTCAAGTTGTCACGTCAGCGCGCGGCGGAAGGCGGCTCCTCCGTGGCGCGGCGAGTTCGCCGCCCCAGCGTGGTGCTCGAGTCTGGGCGGGCGACGGACCTTGAGGCCGCCACGATCTTTGCATCCGTGGCGGAGGCTTGCGGGCTCAACCCGCTCATCGTTTCGGGTAGGCGCCGCGCGCTCGCTGGCGTGATGATCACCGACAGCCAGTTGCCGCTCGTGGCCATCGAAGAGGGATCCACGGTGCAGACCTTTGTCGACTCCACGATCCTGTGGCCGGTGGACACCAATGAGGCTCTCGCGCAGTCCGAGAGGTCGTTGGACGTCGCTGTCAAAAGCGCTCGCGACTGGATGCGTGAGTCTTCGCGGGAGATCGACTTCATTCTGGACGTGCGCCGGGCTCACCGCAGGGTGCGGCCGCTGCCAGTGATCCGGCGCATCGATGGCGAAGTGGTCGTGGAAGTGGAGCGACAGGCGGCGCGCGCCATCGAGCACCACAAGAACGACGCGTCGGCCTACGAGTCACGCGGCGTCAGCTACCCGCCTCGCGTCGCATCGTGGCGCAACGCGCTCCTTGACCTCACGTTCCGCAACCCGCTGCTCAACATGCGCACCCACCGCGCGGGGCTGGACCTCGCGATACCGCCTGGATACCTGGGCAGGTTTGAGGACATGCTCGCCAAGGGGGCGTCGTTCACCGTGGGCACGGCCGACGACGTCAATGCCCTGAGCAGGGCGAACGGCGTGGAGTCCACGCAGGACCTGCCAGCCGATCAGCTCGCGTCCATCATGGAGGGCGAGCACCTGCTGTACTCGCAGGTGACGTCCAGCCAGTACAACGGGCGCGTGGTGGGCTTGGCGCGCAAGGCCAAGACCGTGCTTGAAGAGACGGGCGCCAACAACCTGTACATCGCCCTCGGCTCACTGGAGTGGGAGGACACAGGACGCAAGGCCAAGGCGCCGCTATTCCTGATTCCCGCCACCATCAAGGTGCGGCGCGGCCAACTTGCCAAGATCCAGATCGAGGACGGTGCCGTCGCTGTGCCCAACCAGTGCCTCCTGGAGAAGCTGCGGGTGTCGCATCAGCTGGTCGTGCCCGCGCTGGCCAGCCCGTTGGAAGACGGCCACGGCATCGACGTAGACGACGCTCTAGCCCAATTGCGCTACGCCCTGTTGGACGCGGTGTTGGACTTCAAGGTCTCGGAGACCGCGCACCTTGCGGTGTTCCAGTTCTCTACGTTGCAGTTGTGGCAAGACGTGAGCGACAACTGGCAGCACTTCTTGGGCAACCCGGTGGTGCGCCACCTCGTGGAGACGCCTACCGACACCTTTGTGGACCCGGTGGCGGAGCCGACGATGGACGCGCAGGCCGAGGTGACCGAGGCGCTACCGGTCTCGGCTGACGGCTCGCAGATCGAGGCCGTGCGGTGGGCCGGGGTTGGCCGATCCTTCGTGCTGGAGGGCCCTCCAGGAACCGGCAAGTCGCAGACCATCACCAATATCATCGCCAACAGCCTTGCCAAGGGCAGGCGCGTGTTGTTCGTTGCCGAGAAGCAGGCGGCTCTGGACGTCGTCAAGCGCAGGCTCGATGCTGTGGGCCTCGGCCCGTACTGCCTTGATCTGCACGGGCGGAACCAATCGCCCACGGATGTGCGCGCGCAACTACGCGCAGCGATGCACGCCCAGGTCAGTGGCTCGGCGAGCGTGGCGGAGGCGCTGTCCGCGCAGCAAAGCTCCCTGGTGAGCACGCTGGACCGCTATCCCAAGCAGCTGCACGAGCAGGGTGCTGCTGGTCTCTCCGCATGGGAGGCATCGCAGGTGGCGCTGGCGCTCGAGGGTTTGGTGCGGGACGCTGAGGTGCCCGACGTCTCGCTCGCCATTGCGCGGGACGGCGAGGCGTTCGCATGGACGGCAGAGGCGGCCCGCACCTTGGGTGAGGCGGTCCAGGATCTCGGCGCGCGCGTGCAGCGGCAGGCCTGGAACCTCGCCGGAACGCCCTTGCGCGACGGCGCGGACCGCGTGACGCTCGGTGCCACCGCGGAAGGCGTGGCTCGTGCTGTAGCGGGCCTTGGCGACGGGCCCGAGCGTCGGCTCGTGGCTCAAGCGAGGTCCTACGACGAGTTTGACGTGGCGCTTGCGTTCGCAGAGCATGTGGCAGCGGGCCGCGGGCTGGACCCTGACCTGGCGGGCCCGCGCGTGGGTGCAGCGTGGCCGCAGGAAGCGGCGCGGCTCCGCGAGCAGGTGGAACAGGTGCGCACGGGCGCAAGCCAGCTACTGAGCGCGGCCCGACCCGAGCTGCTGCACCACCCCGAGCTCGAAGCGTGGGCCGTGGCTTCCCACGAGGCCGACCGCAAGTGGCTCAAGGGCCGCCGACGCAAGGCTCTGATTGCTCGCATGGCCGGGGTGCTCACCGAGGCAGGAGCAGCATCACCCGCTTCGCTCACCGCGGTGCTCGACGCCGCAGTGACGACACGTGCCTCTGCAGCGAAAGTACGGGCCGAAGCGCAGTCCCAGTTGGGCGTGGAACTCCCGCCCACGTGGAACATCCTCACGCCGCAGGGTGCTGACGAGTTCTGGAATCACGTGGAGGCGCTGTACGCGGCGGCGGGTGTCTCCCGCATGACCGACGCGGCGCGCGACGCCGCGCGGGACTTGCTGCGCGGCGATGCGCTGCCGCTCGCGCAGGCAACCACCGGCGACTCGTTCTCGTTCGGCGGGAGTTTGCTCGGCCAGGTGGCGGGTGCCGGTGCAGGGGCTTCCGCGGCCGAAGCGTCGGGCGAGGTCTCGCCGCAGGCGTCGGCTGGAGCGTCGGCCGCCACCGCGCTACGTGAGGCGTGGAAGTCTCTGCTCGAAGCGCTCGGGTCGAGACCGTCTGACGTGGCCCGTTGGATGGGTGACGACACGGTGTTGGGCGCGCTGGAGCGGGACCTGCCGGAGTGGCGCAAGGACGCCGACGGCGGCGCATTGGTGCGGCTCAGCAGGTGGGAGGCGGTGCAGTTCGAGGCGCGCCGGCTCGAAGATGTGGGCGCGGCCGAGTGGGTGGCCGAGGTGCGTGCTGGACGCATTCCAGGCGAGGACGTGGAGTCGTCGTTCAGGTTGGCCGCGGCACGTGCTGTGCTGCAGGAGCGACTCGAGGCTGCGGGCATGGTGGGCTTTGACGGTCGCCAGCGTGAGCGTCAGATCGAGCGGTACGTGGAGGGCACCGCAGCAGTGCGCGAGGCGCTAGTGACGGAGCTGCCGGCGGGGATTGTGCGGGCCAGGAGCTTCACGTCGGACAGGCTGATGGGCCGCGTGGGCGAGCTTGACCGCGAGTTGGGGCGCAAGCGCGGCGGCATGAGCGTGCGCCGCATGCTGACGGAGTACGGCTCCGTGATCGGCGAGGTGACGCCCTGCCTGCTCATGAGCCCGCATTCGGTGGCGCGCTTCCTGCCCCCCGGTGCGATCGACATCGACGTGGTGCTGTTTGATGAGGCGTCGCAGATTCGCGTGGCCGAGGCCGTGGGCGCGATGGGTCGCGGCAAGTCCGTGGTGGTGGTGGGCGACTCCCGCCAGATGCCGCCCACGGAGTTTGGCGGCAGTGACATGTTTGGCGTGGAGGAGGACGACGAGGACGACGCCTTTGCGCCAGTGGATCAGGAGTCCATCCTTACCGAGGCAGTCGAGTCACGCTTGCCGCGGCTGTGGCTTTCGTGGCACTACCGCAGTCGCGACGAGAGCCTCATCGCGTTCTCCAATCGCTACTACTACGAGGGCAGGCTGTCGACCTTCCCCTCCCCGCCTGGGGGTCGCGACGATGTGGGTATCTCGTGGCGTCACGTCAACGGCCAGTTTGAGCGCGGCAAGCGGCGCGTCAACCGAGCGGAGGCCGACGCCGTGGTGGCGGAGGTGCGCGCGATACTGGCGGCCAAGCCCGCAGCGTCGATCGGTGTGGTGACGTTCAACGTCGAGCAGCGGGACTTGGTGCTTGACCTGCTGGAGGCAGCGCGTGACGAGCGGGTGGACGCGGCGTTGGCACGGCCTGAGGACCCGCTGTTCGTCAAGAACCTAGAGAACGTGCAGGGCGACGAGCGAGACGTGGTGCTGTTCACGCTTGCGTTCTCGCCGGACCCGGAGACGGGAAAGTTGCCGCTCAACTTTGGCCCGCTCAACCGCGCGGGAGGCGAACGTCGGCTCAACGTGGCCATCACGCGTGCCCGCGAGCGAGTGGTGATCTTCTCCTCCTTCACTCCCGAGCACATCGAGCTGGACCGTACCTCCTCCACCGGCCTGGAGCACCTGCGGGATTACCTGGCCGTAGCCGCGTTTGGCTTTGACGGCGCGCTCGCCATGCAGACGGCGGAGCGGCGCGACCTTCACCGCGCCCGCATTGTCACGCGACTTGAGGCGGAGGGTCTGGAGGTGCGTGCGCAGGTGGGGCTGTCGGACTTCTCGGTTGACCTGGCCGTGCGCGCGCCAGGGCGCGGTTGGGTGGCTGTGTTGCTGGACACCCCCGAGTGGGCTGGCCGCAAGACGGTGGGCGACCGCGAGTCGCTCCCGCCCGCAATCCTGTGTGGTTCCATGGGCTGGGATTCCGTGGTGCGGGTGTGGCTACCGTCGTGGGTCTATGAGCCCGACGCAGTGGTGGCCTCGGTGCTGGCGGCCGCGCGGGGTGAGCGCGATGAGGCGGGCGCTCGCGAGGCCGACGAGGCGCCTGCGGAGGCAGAGCCCGTGGCCGCGGATGTCGCGGCGCATGAAGAGCCTGCCAACCATGGCGAGGCGGCGCAGCAGGACGACGCTGAGGACGGCGCGGCTGACGCTGCAGACTTCGACGCCGCGGACCCGGAGCACTTGGCGACGCCGGAACTGCCGGCCGACGGGCGCCTCGAGGTGTGGCGCGAGGTGGACATGGGTGGAGTGAACCACATCACGGTGCACGATCTAAACCGCCTGCGATGGCCGACCTGCTACGGCCCGGTGACGGCAGTGGCGGACCAGATTGTGGCCGCGGAGGCCCCGCTGAGCCTTGACCGTCTCATGAAGCTCATCGGCCTACGTGCTGGCCTGAGCCGTGTAGTGGAGAGTCGCAAGGCGATGATCCGGCCGACCATTCGCTCTGGCTTGGTGCACTCGACGGTGCTGGGCGAGTTCGCGTTCCCTCAGGGCGTGCAGCCGCACGAGTACCGCAGTTTTCGGGTGGCGGCGCCTGGGGAGCGCCGCGAGCTCGCGGACATCGCGCCGCACGAGATCCTCAACGCCATGAAGGACGTGGCAGTGACGGGCCACGGCGCCGTGGCCGAGGAGGTGCTCAAAGAGACAGCGCGTCTGTTCGGATACACCCGACTCACGGCACCTGTGCGCGAGTTGCTAGCCAAGGTGCTGGACATCGCCAAGACGGCGGGTCTGGTTGAGGAGGTTGACGGGCGCGTGTTCGCGGTCGAGGGAGACGGGTAG
- a CDS encoding HIRAN domain-containing protein gives MATGLDLRLDEASPGNPCAVLINTADDRKVGYVPDWLCSDVHDLIQAGWPLAVVAERVNLDAPDHVKVLCRIDAVRS, from the coding sequence ATGGCTACTGGCCTGGACCTCCGCCTTGATGAGGCCAGCCCCGGTAATCCGTGTGCAGTGCTCATCAACACCGCTGACGATCGCAAGGTGGGCTACGTGCCTGACTGGCTGTGTTCGGATGTCCACGACTTGATTCAAGCCGGGTGGCCTTTGGCGGTCGTTGCCGAGCGGGTCAACCTTGACGCGCCCGATCACGTCAAGGTCCTGTGCCGGATCGACGCCGTCCGAAGCTAG
- a CDS encoding ATP-binding protein, with the protein MTDSVARYVAPRVHEALDDTRIVIIQGSRQVGKSTLAATIARERNGRIVTLDDDAARFTAEADPVAFVAQHPNGLLVIDEVQRAPRLNLALKRAVDTDQAPGRFLLTGSADLLRLPGTEDSLAGRAESIELFGFSQGELIGHVEQFIDRLLSGKPFASYTSSLNRTDYMEIVERGSYPEALSRTTSRRRSQWLGSYATRVTTRDAEDVSTLRHLSELPRILKLVATRTATELNVTSVASDLEMPRRTLDPYLDLLDTLYLTQRIPAWHTNLTKQVVSRPKITLLDTGLAAHLLGTQSGASLAADRAGPLLETLVAGELRRQLGWCDESAELFHYRDRHGAEVDFILATPDGRIAGIEVKAASGANAHDARWLAMLRDRLGDRFVRGVVLHTGSSAGSLGDRITSAPIDLLWNA; encoded by the coding sequence ATGACTGACAGCGTCGCGAGGTACGTGGCTCCTCGGGTGCACGAGGCGCTCGATGACACACGGATTGTGATCATCCAAGGCTCCAGGCAAGTGGGCAAGAGCACACTCGCTGCAACGATCGCGCGCGAGCGGAACGGACGCATCGTCACGCTCGATGATGACGCCGCCCGCTTTACCGCCGAGGCCGATCCTGTTGCGTTCGTCGCTCAGCATCCCAACGGACTCTTGGTGATCGATGAGGTCCAGCGTGCGCCTCGACTCAACCTCGCACTCAAACGAGCGGTGGACACGGACCAGGCACCCGGCAGGTTCCTCTTGACTGGTTCTGCGGATCTTCTGCGGCTGCCCGGTACCGAGGACTCTCTCGCAGGCCGGGCCGAAAGCATTGAACTGTTTGGCTTCTCCCAGGGCGAGCTCATAGGCCACGTTGAGCAATTCATCGATCGCCTCTTGTCCGGGAAGCCGTTTGCCAGCTACACGTCCAGTCTCAACCGGACCGACTATATGGAGATTGTTGAGCGTGGCTCATACCCCGAGGCGCTGAGCCGCACGACGTCGCGTCGGCGCAGCCAATGGCTAGGCAGCTACGCCACACGCGTGACAACCAGGGACGCGGAAGATGTCTCGACGCTGAGACATCTCTCCGAGTTGCCGCGCATCCTGAAACTCGTGGCCACTCGCACCGCAACCGAGCTCAATGTGACCTCGGTCGCCTCAGACCTTGAAATGCCACGCCGAACGCTTGACCCCTACTTGGACCTGCTCGACACTCTCTACCTCACTCAGCGCATCCCGGCTTGGCATACGAATCTCACCAAGCAAGTGGTCTCCAGACCCAAGATCACGCTGCTCGACACCGGGCTTGCCGCCCACTTGCTGGGCACTCAAAGTGGAGCTTCCCTTGCCGCCGACCGAGCAGGTCCACTGCTTGAGACTCTGGTCGCGGGCGAGCTAAGGCGGCAGCTTGGGTGGTGTGACGAGTCTGCGGAACTGTTCCACTACAGGGACCGTCATGGCGCCGAGGTCGACTTCATCCTCGCCACACCCGACGGGCGCATCGCCGGAATCGAAGTCAAGGCGGCGTCTGGAGCGAATGCGCACGACGCTCGCTGGCTGGCGATGCTGCGTGACCGTCTGGGCGACAGGTTCGTGCGGGGGGTGGTGCTCCACACCGGCAGTTCCGCGGGCTCGTTGGGGGACCGGATCACGTCGGCCCCCATCGACCTCCTGTGGAACGCGTGA
- a CDS encoding DUF6308 family protein: MAKMPEILQEESYFQAVHLVQRYFGRTNESVRHLGASFETIGGRWDDPASINEVTPGDLISLSTLSVEVKGASAIILLDPEMSATMTALLEQIPAEKTLLDDDAPALLDDGGPAAELWDVVREVHDFGQTRTSKLLARKRPRLIPVYDSVIAAELGISGSRDHWKVMRDLVTQDDGALWKRAQRIHAEVGLDDIVTPLRVIDIVLWRHGKDIGRVVADDS, encoded by the coding sequence ATGGCAAAGATGCCTGAGATCCTGCAAGAAGAGTCGTACTTCCAGGCCGTGCACCTGGTGCAGAGGTACTTCGGACGCACCAACGAATCTGTGCGCCATCTGGGAGCGTCCTTCGAGACGATTGGCGGTCGTTGGGACGACCCTGCGAGCATCAACGAGGTGACGCCTGGCGACCTGATCTCGTTGTCCACGCTGTCGGTTGAGGTGAAGGGTGCCTCGGCTATAATTTTGCTCGACCCGGAGATGAGCGCGACCATGACGGCGCTACTCGAGCAGATCCCAGCAGAAAAGACCTTGTTGGACGACGACGCCCCGGCGTTGCTAGACGACGGTGGCCCCGCCGCTGAATTGTGGGACGTCGTGCGTGAAGTCCACGATTTTGGTCAGACTCGAACGAGCAAGCTCCTCGCGCGCAAGCGTCCGCGCCTGATTCCAGTTTATGACTCGGTGATCGCGGCGGAGCTTGGAATCAGCGGCTCCCGCGATCACTGGAAGGTGATGCGCGACCTGGTCACTCAAGATGATGGAGCACTGTGGAAGCGGGCTCAACGCATTCATGCCGAGGTGGGATTGGACGACATCGTCACGCCCCTGCGAGTCATTGACATCGTCCTATGGCGCCACGGCAAAGACATTGGACGGGTAGTCGCGGACGACTCGTGA
- a CDS encoding GNAT family N-acetyltransferase, giving the protein MTGRAGGAPSYVAPSLLRGDHVLDGFRSRSTEQTQWLLKQAPGSHGGGFTRTFVVVESGEPDVVAYYAWTMGAISFEAAPTRVAAGGGKHAVPVALLARLAVDQRHEGHGLGRALLRDVVARTLEVGSRIGCRGLLVHCETEEAREFYLRHLPSFEPSPSDPMHLVLHMKDLRRAVG; this is encoded by the coding sequence ATGACAGGCCGGGCTGGGGGTGCGCCATCCTATGTTGCACCCTCTCTGCTGCGGGGCGACCACGTTCTCGACGGCTTCCGCTCTCGTTCCACCGAGCAAACCCAGTGGCTACTGAAGCAAGCCCCCGGATCCCACGGCGGAGGATTCACGCGCACTTTCGTGGTAGTGGAGAGCGGCGAGCCCGACGTAGTGGCGTACTACGCGTGGACGATGGGAGCGATCAGCTTTGAGGCCGCTCCGACGCGCGTCGCTGCCGGCGGTGGGAAGCACGCAGTGCCGGTTGCGCTGCTCGCGCGCCTTGCGGTGGATCAGCGTCACGAAGGCCACGGGTTAGGCAGGGCGCTACTTCGAGATGTGGTCGCACGGACTCTTGAGGTGGGGAGCCGCATCGGGTGTCGCGGACTGCTGGTGCACTGTGAGACGGAGGAGGCGCGAGAGTTCTATCTGCGGCACTTGCCGTCGTTTGAGCCAAGTCCGAGCGACCCGATGCACCTGGTGCTCCACATGAAGGACCTGCGGCGGGCGGTGGGGTAG
- a CDS encoding exonuclease domain-containing protein gives MTGFAVIDLETTGFAYNGADRICEVGVVLLDPQGRREHSWTTLINPQRDLGAQHVHHIDATDARVAPRFEDVVGDLTELLSGRVLAAHNSAFDTAFLIAGS, from the coding sequence ATGACAGGCTTCGCCGTCATCGACCTGGAGACCACGGGATTCGCCTACAACGGCGCGGACCGCATCTGCGAGGTGGGCGTGGTGCTCCTCGACCCCCAGGGCCGCCGCGAGCACTCCTGGACCACCCTCATCAACCCCCAGCGGGACCTGGGCGCCCAGCATGTCCACCACATTGACGCGACGGACGCCCGCGTCGCGCCCCGGTTTGAGGACGTCGTGGGTGACCTCACCGAGCTGCTGTCCGGGCGGGTGCTCGCCGCGCACAACAGCGCGTTCGACACCGCCTTCCTCATCGCCGGGTCTTGA
- a CDS encoding type I restriction enzyme endonuclease domain-containing protein, whose product MRVMVKRVLKKYGYPPDLAEGTVATVLEQAEALSGGGLDERPHE is encoded by the coding sequence ATGCGCGTGATGGTGAAGCGGGTCCTGAAGAAGTACGGGTACCCGCCAGATCTCGCGGAGGGTACGGTGGCTACTGTTTTGGAACAGGCTGAGGCGTTGAGTGGGGGTGGGCTCGATGAGCGACCACATGAGTGA
- a CDS encoding DUF1778 domain-containing protein: MSHTTKKDQRFEFRTTAADRELFARAADAAGTPVSTFANEQLRIAALRVLADRTEFVLSPVEAALWDEMCERPARDLPDVRALLSEPSIFVTE, translated from the coding sequence ATGTCGCACACCACAAAGAAGGATCAGCGCTTTGAGTTCCGCACCACCGCCGCCGACCGCGAGTTGTTTGCGCGTGCAGCCGACGCCGCAGGCACGCCCGTCTCGACGTTCGCCAACGAGCAGTTGCGCATCGCCGCGCTTCGCGTGCTCGCCGATCGCACCGAGTTTGTGCTCTCACCCGTCGAGGCCGCGCTGTGGGACGAGATGTGCGAGCGGCCCGCGCGCGACTTGCCCGATGTGCGCGCGCTGCTCTCCGAGCCAAGCATTTTCGTCACCGAGTAG